One window of Staphylococcus chromogenes genomic DNA carries:
- the pyrR gene encoding bifunctional pyr operon transcriptional regulator/uracil phosphoribosyltransferase PyrR, with product MAERMVLDESAINRTLTRIAHEILEYNKGSENLALLGVKTRGEFLAKRIQAKIQQIENVEVPTGTIDITQFRDDVEMRDAQLSQSFDIDIDLNDRIVIIVDDVLYTGRTVRASLDAILLHRRPKKIGLATLVDRGHRELPIRADFVGKNIPTSHEESVEVYLSETDHRNAVVIE from the coding sequence ATGGCAGAACGCATGGTTTTAGATGAGTCCGCGATTAACCGTACGTTAACTCGAATTGCACATGAAATTCTGGAATATAATAAGGGTTCTGAAAATTTAGCATTACTAGGTGTCAAAACGCGAGGAGAATTCCTTGCAAAGCGCATTCAAGCCAAAATTCAACAAATCGAAAATGTGGAGGTCCCTACTGGAACAATAGATATTACACAATTTCGAGATGATGTTGAAATGCGAGATGCACAATTATCTCAATCGTTCGATATTGATATTGATTTGAACGACCGAATTGTAATCATTGTCGATGATGTGTTATATACAGGACGAACTGTTCGTGCCTCATTAGACGCTATATTATTACATCGTCGTCCTAAAAAAATTGGACTAGCGACATTAGTGGATCGTGGTCACCGAGAGTTACCGATTCGCGCTGATTTTGTCGGAAAAAATATTCCAACGTCACATGAAGAATCAGTGGAAGTTTATCTTTCTGAAACTGATCATCGCAATGCCGTTGTAATTGAATAA
- a CDS encoding aspartate carbamoyltransferase catalytic subunit has product MQHLVSMEKLSPKEIKHLIEIASQYKHGEVRPSLKGKYIANLFFENSTRTKCSFEMAEHRLEMKQINFEIATSSVQKGESLYDTCRTLQSIGCDALVIRHPENNYYDELLEMGISIINAGDGSGQHPTQSLLDLMTIYEEFGRFEGLNVVICGDIKNSRVARSNYHSLTALGANVVFSSPDIWKDETMPGEYIDLDEVIENVDIVMLLRVQHERHDEGTAGFDAQDYHEKFGLNQARYQKLKDHAIVMHPAPVNRNVEIADALVEAPKSRIFKQMENGVYLRMAVLTETIQ; this is encoded by the coding sequence ATGCAACATTTAGTGTCTATGGAAAAATTATCGCCAAAAGAAATCAAGCATCTCATCGAAATTGCTTCTCAATATAAACATGGAGAAGTACGACCTAGTTTAAAAGGAAAATATATTGCAAACTTATTTTTTGAAAATTCAACGCGTACAAAATGTAGTTTTGAAATGGCAGAGCATCGTTTAGAAATGAAACAAATTAATTTTGAGATTGCAACTTCCTCTGTTCAAAAAGGGGAATCATTATATGACACGTGTCGTACATTACAAAGTATTGGATGTGATGCATTAGTCATTCGCCACCCAGAAAATAATTATTATGATGAACTGTTAGAGATGGGCATTTCAATCATTAATGCCGGAGATGGAAGTGGCCAACATCCGACACAAAGTTTATTAGATTTGATGACCATTTATGAAGAATTTGGACGTTTTGAAGGATTAAACGTGGTGATCTGTGGAGATATAAAAAATTCACGTGTTGCAAGAAGTAATTATCACAGTTTAACAGCTTTAGGGGCAAATGTTGTATTTTCAAGTCCAGATATTTGGAAAGACGAAACGATGCCAGGGGAGTACATAGATTTAGACGAAGTGATTGAAAACGTAGATATTGTGATGTTGCTTCGCGTTCAACATGAGCGACATGATGAAGGGACGGCGGGATTTGATGCGCAGGATTACCATGAAAAATTTGGTTTAAATCAAGCGCGTTACCAAAAATTGAAAGATCATGCGATTGTTATGCATCCTGCACCTGTGAATCGCAATGTAGAAATTGCGGATGCTTTAGTTGAAGCTCCTAAATCAAGAATTTTTAAACAAATGGAAAATGGCGTTTATTTAAGAATGGCTGTATTAACTGAAACAATACAATAA
- a CDS encoding uracil-xanthine permease family protein codes for MQNEEMFKRTVQPVLDVHEKPKAGQWAFLSIQHLFAMFGATVLVPFLTGLPVSSALLASGIGTLLYIFITKGKIPAYLGSSFAFITPIITGLSTNSLGDMLVALFMSGVMYVIIGIAIKLSGTNWLMQILPPVVVGPVIMVIGLSLAPTAVNMAMFENSGDMKGYNLTYVAVACITLIVTLLVQGFAKGFFSLIPVLIGIIVGYITAIIFGIVDFSKVKEAAWLQFPDIYIPFADYHPSIHLGLIAVMLPIVFVTVSEHIGHQMVINKIVGRNFFEDPGLHRSIIGDGVSTMFSSIIGGPPSTTYGENIGVLAITKIYSIYVISGAAVIAIILGFVGKFTALISSIPTPVMGGVSILLFGTIAASGLRMIVESQVDFAQNRNLVIASVILVIGIGNMMLNLSDLGVKLTIEGMALSATAGIILNLLLPKR; via the coding sequence ATGCAAAATGAAGAAATGTTTAAACGTACAGTGCAACCTGTATTAGACGTACATGAAAAACCAAAAGCGGGTCAATGGGCATTTTTAAGTATCCAACATTTATTCGCAATGTTTGGAGCCACTGTGTTAGTCCCGTTTTTAACAGGTTTGCCTGTATCCTCAGCGCTACTTGCCTCAGGAATTGGTACATTATTATACATATTCATTACAAAAGGGAAAATTCCAGCCTATCTGGGCTCGAGTTTTGCTTTTATCACACCTATTATTACTGGACTAAGTACCAATAGTTTAGGAGACATGCTTGTTGCTTTATTCATGAGTGGTGTGATGTACGTCATTATTGGTATTGCCATTAAACTCAGCGGGACAAACTGGTTGATGCAAATCCTCCCACCTGTCGTAGTAGGCCCGGTCATTATGGTCATAGGATTAAGTCTTGCACCTACTGCAGTCAATATGGCGATGTTTGAAAACTCTGGCGACATGAAAGGATATAACCTCACATATGTCGCTGTGGCATGTATTACCTTAATTGTCACATTGCTCGTACAAGGTTTCGCCAAAGGATTTTTCTCACTTATTCCCGTATTAATCGGTATTATTGTTGGTTATATCACAGCAATTATATTTGGCATCGTTGATTTTAGCAAAGTGAAAGAAGCGGCTTGGTTACAATTTCCAGATATCTACATCCCATTTGCGGATTATCATCCATCTATTCACCTAGGTTTAATTGCAGTGATGTTACCTATCGTGTTTGTTACAGTGAGTGAACATATCGGCCATCAAATGGTCATTAACAAAATTGTAGGGCGAAACTTTTTTGAGGATCCAGGTTTACACCGCTCAATAATTGGTGATGGGGTGTCTACCATGTTTTCAAGTATTATTGGAGGGCCTCCTAGTACAACATATGGAGAAAATATTGGGGTGCTCGCCATCACAAAAATTTATAGCATCTATGTGATTTCAGGTGCTGCAGTCATCGCGATTATTCTTGGATTTGTCGGTAAATTTACGGCACTGATTTCATCCATTCCAACACCAGTCATGGGTGGGGTTTCCATCCTTTTATTTGGGACGATTGCTGCAAGTGGTCTACGCATGATTGTTGAAAGTCAAGTTGATTTTGCTCAAAATAGAAATCTTGTGATTGCATCAGTTATTTTAGTCATTGGGATCGGGAATATGATGTTAAATTTATCAGATTTAGGTGTGAAATTGACAATTGAAGGTATGGCTTTATCCGCAACAGCGGGCATTATTTTAAATCTCTTACTACCTAAACGCTAA
- a CDS encoding dihydroorotase: protein MVLIQNAKMLEAGTLKQVDVLIQEGKIKSIATQIEPQSEMQIIDAKGHFLSPGFIDVHVHLREPGGEHKETIETGTKAAARGGFTTVCPMPNTKPVPDSVENMRHLQQLIDENAQVRVLPYAAITERQAGKKHVDFEALASEGAFAFTDDGVGVQEAAKMYEAMQQAKAVNKAVVAHCEDNSLIYGGAMHEGKRSEELGIPGIPNICESVQIARDVLLSEATGCHYHVCHVSTKESVRVIRDAKKAGIPVTAEVTPHHLLLTEEDIPGDNAIYKMNPPLRSVEDRQALIEGLLDGTIDIIATDHAPHAEDEKNQPMTRAPFGIVGSETAFPLLYTHFVKTGEWTLQQLVDYITIKPAQVFDLPYGTLKEGAVADLTLINLDEAYEIKAQDFLSKSSNTPFLGEKVYGKTLFTIVDGEIRYEEGK, encoded by the coding sequence ATGGTTTTAATTCAAAATGCAAAAATGTTAGAAGCAGGGACGTTAAAGCAAGTTGATGTTTTAATTCAAGAAGGGAAAATAAAATCAATTGCCACACAAATTGAACCTCAATCTGAAATGCAAATCATAGATGCTAAAGGACATTTCTTATCTCCTGGTTTTATTGATGTCCACGTACACTTAAGAGAACCCGGTGGCGAACATAAAGAAACAATTGAAACAGGGACAAAGGCAGCAGCACGTGGTGGTTTTACAACAGTGTGCCCAATGCCAAATACAAAACCTGTGCCAGATTCAGTTGAGAATATGCGTCATTTACAACAATTGATTGATGAAAATGCCCAAGTTCGAGTATTACCTTATGCTGCCATTACAGAACGTCAAGCAGGAAAGAAACATGTTGATTTTGAAGCATTAGCAAGTGAAGGCGCATTTGCTTTCACAGATGACGGTGTGGGTGTACAAGAAGCAGCCAAAATGTATGAAGCGATGCAACAAGCCAAAGCAGTCAACAAAGCTGTTGTTGCTCATTGTGAAGACAATAGTTTAATCTACGGAGGTGCCATGCACGAAGGTAAAAGAAGTGAGGAACTTGGGATTCCGGGCATTCCGAACATTTGTGAATCGGTTCAAATTGCACGTGATGTGTTATTAAGTGAAGCGACAGGTTGTCATTATCATGTATGTCATGTGTCTACAAAAGAAAGTGTTCGTGTAATTCGTGACGCGAAAAAAGCAGGCATTCCAGTGACCGCAGAAGTGACACCCCATCACTTATTATTAACAGAAGAAGATATTCCTGGTGACAATGCGATTTACAAAATGAATCCACCTTTAAGAAGCGTTGAAGATCGACAAGCATTAATTGAAGGATTATTAGATGGAACGATTGATATCATCGCAACTGACCATGCACCTCATGCTGAAGATGAAAAAAATCAACCTATGACACGTGCACCGTTTGGAATCGTCGGAAGTGAAACAGCATTTCCGTTACTCTATACACATTTTGTAAAAACAGGCGAATGGACATTACAACAATTAGTGGACTATATCACAATCAAGCCGGCACAAGTATTTGATTTGCCTTATGGCACTTTGAAAGAAGGGGCTGTGGCTGATTTAACGTTAATCAATTTAGATGAGGCATACGAGATAAAAGCACAAGACTTTTTATCTAAATCTTCTAACACACCATTTTTAGGAGAAAAGGTTTACGGTAAAACGCTATTTACGATTGTAGATGGCGAGATACGCTATGAGGAGGGGAAATAA